The Amblyomma americanum isolate KBUSLIRL-KWMA chromosome 3, ASM5285725v1, whole genome shotgun sequence genome window below encodes:
- the LOC144126353 gene encoding uncharacterized protein LOC144126353 has translation MQEKDRLLASLLERLALPASSGAPGVAAATTTYQVMPDLSKNISDFDGSGDAASAKEWLGNLQTTATLHRWPEPFKLETAKCHIVGSAKDWLHSRKEVSMSWENFDYHFRRTFCGQTQAAERWRKMQERVQQRNESTTAYFHSKVRLCRQANLDFCDTREQVLTGLRSRQLCTMLLGRTHEDNDDLLHNIMEFERIDREREQRFGGTREKRQFTAATKRVAETPPARKTTYDRFGKDRRPPLTNERGQFKCYNCGRFGHISRDCPVERHEMKCLHCGKSGHTQRHCSMSQSNETNIVTDTERKIAPGALLKQAMLNGTTTLVGMIDNGSSGCLLRASVAARCGARLTKDATALYGFGSQGTPSARAIGKCYTDLEIDGVKGENVPFLVVPDDTLTVD, from the coding sequence ATGCAGGAAAAAGACCGTCTGTTGGCCAGTCTGCTGGAAAGGCTCGCTCTACCAGCGTCATCAGGAGCGCCAGgcgtggcagcagcaacaacaacctaTCAGGTGATgcctgacctcagcaagaacatttCTGACTTCGATGGCAGCGGCGATGCGGCGTCGGCGAAAGAGTGGCTGGGAAACCTGCAGACCACCGCTACACTGCACCGATGGCCTGAACCATTCAAGTTGGAGACTGCTAAGTGCCACATTGTGGGATCTGCCAAGGACTGGCTGCATTCTCGCAAAGAAGTGAGTATGTCGTGGGAAAATTTTGACTACCACTTCCGCCGCACCTTCTGCggccagacacaagcggcagaaCGATGGAGGAAGATGCAGGAGCGAGTACAGCAGCGCAATGAAAGCACAACAGCCTACTTCCATTCAAAGGTGCGTCTTTGTCGACAGGCCAACCTCGATTTTTGTGACACCCGGGAGCAGGTGCTGACCGGTCTCCGCTCAAGGCAGCTCTGTACTATGCTACTTGGACGCACCCACGAGGACAACGACGATCTTCTCCACAATATTATGGAATTTGAGCGTatcgaccgagagcgggagcaaAGGTTTGGCGGCACGCGTGAGAAGAGGCAATTCACGGCGGCCACCAAAAGGGTTGCAGAAACACCACCTGCGCGGAAGACTACGTACGATCGATTTGGCAAGGACAGGAGACCACCCCTGACCAACGAAAGAGGCCAGTTCAAATGCTACAACTGTGGGCGATTCGGACACATCTCTCGCGATTGTCCAGTAGAAAGGCATGAGATGAAATGCTTACACTGTGGGAAGAGCGGCCACACGCAGCGTCATTGTTCGATGAGCCAAAGCAACGAGACCAACATAGTGACCGACACCGAACGGAAAATCGCCCCTGGAGCGCTACTGAAGCAGGCCATGCTGAACGGGACGACAACCCTCGTCGGCATGATCGACAACGGCAGCTCTGGATGCCTCCTGCGTGCCTCTGTGGCTGCACGTTGCGGTGCGAGGCTAACGAAGGATGCCACGGCCCTCTACGGTTTCGGCAGCCAAGGCACTCCTTCAGCCAGGGCGATCGGCAAGTGCTACACAGACCTCGAGATCGACGGTGTCAAAGGCGAGAACGTTCCTTTTCTTGTAGTGCCAGACGATACTTTGACAGTTGACTAG